A genomic window from Arthrobacter sp. FW305-BF8 includes:
- a CDS encoding nucleoside deaminase — MAPADLQHLEWMGLALEEARRALATEDVPIGAVVIGPDGTVLGTGRNEREALGDPTAHAEVVAIRKAAARLRERAALDGGSGDGWRLEDCTLVVTLEPCAMCAGAIVLARIHRVVFGAWDEKAGAAGSVFDILRERRLNHWVEVYAGVQEEECGMLLREFFATHRTAS; from the coding sequence ATGGCCCCGGCAGATCTGCAACACCTGGAATGGATGGGCCTTGCCCTCGAAGAAGCCCGGCGGGCCCTGGCTACGGAGGATGTGCCCATCGGCGCCGTCGTGATCGGTCCGGACGGAACGGTGCTGGGGACCGGGCGCAACGAGCGCGAGGCACTCGGGGACCCCACTGCGCACGCCGAGGTGGTGGCCATCCGGAAGGCCGCAGCGCGGCTGCGGGAACGTGCGGCTCTCGACGGCGGCAGCGGCGACGGCTGGCGGCTGGAGGACTGCACACTGGTGGTGACCCTGGAACCGTGCGCCATGTGTGCCGGCGCGATCGTCCTGGCCCGGATCCACCGCGTGGTGTTCGGGGCCTGGGATGAGAAGGCCGGGGCGGCGGGCTCGGTGTTCGACATTCTGCGCGAGCGCCGACTGAACCACTGGGTGGAGGTTTACGCCGGCGTGCAGGAGGAGGAATGCGGCATGCTGCTGCGCGAGTTTTTCGCGACGCACCGCACCGCCAGTTAA
- a CDS encoding phosphatase PAP2 family protein — translation MKSLTERYGRWLGPYAALWITLVVGGFLVVVLTLLSAEVYNSVVDQDGVSGLDKPALQLAKEYRSPGLDSAVTAFTNIGGGIGMPILASILVAWLIYVSRSWRPLILVGGAAAVSVTATSVGKTLLGRTRPDHLDAVPPFEFSPSFPSGHTLNTTVVISIVVYLVCLQFRKTSARTWVIIAGAAFIIAMGLSRVFLGHHWLTDVMAAWLIGAAWVAVVILAHRLFHVIRRREHAGPAPTFEHPAHLKDSKAERAERLQGTPDAGEAAGNRGGEPGPG, via the coding sequence ATGAAGTCCCTGACTGAGAGGTACGGCAGGTGGCTCGGGCCTTACGCAGCCCTGTGGATCACCCTGGTCGTCGGCGGCTTCCTGGTGGTGGTCCTGACCCTCCTCAGCGCTGAGGTGTACAACAGCGTCGTGGACCAGGACGGCGTCTCGGGTCTGGACAAACCCGCCCTCCAGCTGGCCAAGGAGTACAGGAGCCCCGGGCTCGACTCGGCCGTTACGGCCTTCACGAACATCGGCGGCGGCATCGGCATGCCCATCCTGGCAAGCATCCTCGTGGCCTGGCTGATCTATGTCAGCCGCAGCTGGCGGCCGCTCATCCTGGTGGGCGGTGCGGCTGCAGTCTCCGTCACCGCCACCAGCGTGGGCAAGACCCTGCTGGGCCGCACCCGTCCCGACCATCTCGACGCCGTTCCGCCGTTCGAGTTCTCGCCGTCGTTTCCGAGCGGGCACACGCTGAACACCACCGTAGTGATCAGCATCGTGGTGTACCTGGTGTGCCTGCAGTTCCGGAAGACCTCGGCACGGACGTGGGTGATCATCGCGGGAGCGGCGTTCATCATCGCCATGGGACTGAGCCGGGTGTTCCTCGGCCACCACTGGCTGACGGATGTGATGGCCGCCTGGCTGATCGGGGCGGCCTGGGTTGCCGTGGTCATCCTGGCCCACCGGCTGTTCCATGTAATCCGCCGGCGGGAGCATGCGGGCCCCGCCCCCACATTCGAGCACCCGGCCCACCTCAAGGACAGCAAAGCCGAGCGGGCCGAGCGCCTCCAGGGGACCCCCGATGCCGGGGAAGCAGCCGGAAACCGGGGCGGGGAGCCAGGCCCCGGGTGA